A window of the Proteus terrae subsp. cibarius genome harbors these coding sequences:
- the aspA gene encoding aspartate ammonia-lyase: MSNKTRIEEDLLGKREVPADAYYGVHTLRAIENFYISDRTINDVPEFIRGMVMVKKAAALANKELHTIPREIADTIIKACDVVLETGKHMDQFPVDVFQGGAGTSLNMNTNEVIANIGLELMGHQKGEYQYLNPNDHVNKSQSTNDAYPCGFRVAVYNSVIKLTESIELLKAGFDRKAVEFKDILKMGRTQLQDAVPMTLGQEFHAFSVLMKEEIKNLKRTAELLLEMNLGATAIGTGLNTAPGYQKLSVEKLAEVTGLACVPAEDLIEATSDCGAYVMVHGALKRLAVKMSKICNDLRLLSSGPRAGLKEINLPELQAGSSIMPAKVNPVIPEVVNQACFKVIGNDTCVTMAAEAGQLQLNVMEPAIGQAMFESISLLSNACRNLVEKCVDGITANKEICEHFVFNSIGIVTYLNPFIGHHNGDIVGKICAETGKSVREVVLERGLLTEEQLDDIFSVENLKNPAYKAKRFDD; the protein is encoded by the coding sequence ATGTCAAATAAAACTCGTATCGAAGAAGACCTGTTAGGTAAAAGAGAAGTTCCTGCTGATGCTTACTACGGCGTCCACACTTTACGTGCAATTGAAAACTTCTACATCAGTGATCGTACCATCAATGATGTTCCAGAATTCATCCGCGGTATGGTAATGGTGAAAAAAGCTGCTGCATTAGCAAACAAAGAACTTCACACTATTCCTCGTGAAATCGCTGATACGATTATCAAAGCCTGTGACGTAGTATTAGAAACAGGTAAACACATGGATCAATTCCCAGTTGATGTATTCCAAGGCGGTGCTGGTACTTCATTAAATATGAATACCAATGAAGTTATCGCAAACATCGGTCTGGAATTAATGGGCCACCAAAAAGGTGAATACCAATACTTAAACCCAAATGACCACGTCAATAAGAGCCAATCAACAAACGACGCTTATCCTTGTGGTTTCCGTGTAGCGGTTTATAACTCTGTTATCAAATTAACTGAATCTATCGAACTGCTGAAAGCAGGTTTTGATAGAAAAGCGGTTGAGTTCAAAGACATCCTGAAAATGGGTCGTACTCAATTACAAGATGCTGTACCAATGACTTTAGGTCAAGAATTCCACGCTTTCTCTGTACTGATGAAAGAAGAAATCAAAAACCTGAAACGCACTGCTGAGTTACTGTTAGAAATGAACTTAGGTGCAACAGCTATCGGTACTGGTCTGAATACAGCACCGGGTTACCAAAAACTGTCTGTTGAAAAACTAGCAGAAGTAACTGGCTTAGCTTGTGTTCCAGCAGAAGACTTAATTGAAGCAACTTCTGACTGTGGTGCTTATGTAATGGTTCACGGTGCATTAAAACGCTTAGCTGTGAAAATGTCTAAAATCTGTAATGACTTACGTTTACTGTCCTCTGGTCCTCGTGCAGGTCTGAAAGAAATCAATCTTCCAGAACTACAAGCAGGCTCTTCAATCATGCCAGCTAAAGTAAACCCAGTAATTCCAGAAGTTGTTAACCAAGCTTGCTTTAAAGTTATCGGTAATGACACATGTGTAACAATGGCAGCTGAAGCAGGTCAATTACAATTAAACGTAATGGAACCAGCAATCGGTCAAGCAATGTTCGAATCAATCTCTCTGTTAAGCAACGCTTGCCGTAACTTAGTAGAAAAATGTGTTGATGGTATCACTGCGAATAAAGAAATCTGTGAACACTTCGTATTCAATTCAATCGGTATCGTTACTTATCTGAACCCATTCATCGGTCACCATAACGGCGACATCGTTGGTAAGATTTGTGCTGAAACAGGTAAGAGTGTACGTGAAGTTGTTCTAGAACGCGGTTTATTAACCGAAGAACAACTGGATGATATCTTCTCTGTTGAGAACTTAAAAAACCCGGCTTACAAAGCAAAACGCTTCGATGATTAA
- a CDS encoding anaerobic C4-dicarboxylate transporter, with the protein MLAVELIIVLLAIFLGARLGGIGIGFAGGLGVLVLAAIGVKPGSIPFDVISIIMAVIAAISAMQVAGGLDYLVGQTEKLLRRNPKYITILAPIVTYFLTLFAGTGNISLATLPVIAEVAKEQGIKPCRPLSTGVVAAQIGITASPISAAVVYMASVMENPAMVGEGNTVSYITLLSILLPATFLAIILMSFIISWVFNSKLSDDAVYRERLEQGLVELRGSQERRETLPGAKSSVMLFLLGVIGVVTYAVINSPSLGIVKEPLMNTTNAILIIMLSVATLITIFCKVKTDTILNSSTFKAGMSACICILGVAWLGDTFVSSNIDWIKLTAGDLITGHPWLLAVIFFFCSALLYSQAATAKALMPMALALGVSPLTAIASFSAVSGLFILPTYPTLVAAVQMDDTGTTRIGKLVFNHPFFIPGTIGVVLAVGFGFLFGGMIL; encoded by the coding sequence ATGTTAGCCGTAGAATTGATTATCGTTCTGCTGGCCATTTTCCTCGGTGCGAGACTTGGGGGAATTGGTATCGGGTTTGCCGGTGGTTTAGGGGTTTTGGTTTTAGCTGCTATCGGTGTTAAACCTGGTTCAATCCCTTTTGATGTTATCTCCATCATTATGGCTGTTATTGCCGCAATCTCTGCGATGCAGGTTGCTGGTGGTTTGGATTACCTTGTTGGCCAAACTGAAAAACTGTTAAGACGTAATCCAAAATACATCACAATTCTTGCGCCAATTGTGACTTATTTCTTAACTCTATTTGCAGGTACAGGGAACATCTCTTTAGCAACACTGCCAGTTATCGCAGAAGTTGCAAAAGAACAAGGCATCAAACCTTGCCGTCCTTTATCAACAGGTGTTGTTGCAGCTCAAATCGGTATTACTGCATCTCCAATCTCTGCTGCTGTTGTTTACATGGCCTCTGTCATGGAAAATCCAGCAATGGTCGGTGAAGGTAATACAGTAAGCTACATCACTCTGCTGTCTATCTTATTACCAGCGACTTTCCTTGCAATCATTCTGATGTCATTCATCATCTCCTGGGTATTTAACTCAAAACTATCAGATGATGCGGTTTATCGTGAACGTTTAGAACAAGGTCTGGTTGAGTTACGTGGTAGCCAAGAACGTAGAGAAACATTACCTGGTGCTAAATCATCTGTAATGCTGTTCCTACTGGGTGTTATCGGCGTTGTAACTTATGCTGTTATCAACAGCCCAAGTTTAGGTATCGTGAAAGAGCCGTTAATGAATACCACTAACGCTATTCTTATCATCATGCTGAGTGTTGCAACCCTTATCACTATCTTCTGTAAAGTGAAAACGGATACTATCCTCAATTCAAGTACTTTTAAAGCAGGTATGAGTGCATGTATCTGTATTCTGGGTGTTGCATGGTTAGGTGATACTTTCGTTTCAAGCAACATCGATTGGATCAAACTGACTGCAGGTGATTTAATCACTGGCCATCCTTGGTTATTAGCCGTTATCTTCTTCTTCTGTTCTGCGCTGTTATATTCTCAAGCAGCAACAGCGAAAGCGTTAATGCCAATGGCTTTAGCACTAGGTGTATCTCCATTAACTGCAATAGCTTCTTTCTCTGCAGTTTCTGGTCTGTTCATTCTGCCAACTTACCCAACACTGGTTGCGGCAGTTCAAATGGATGACACAGGTACAACCCGTATCGGTAAATTAGTCTTCAACCACCCATTCTTTATCCCAGGTACTATTGGTGTGGTATTAGCTGTCGGATTTGGTTTCCTCTTCGGCGGTATGATCCTGTAG
- the dicD gene encoding division control transcriptional repressor DicD: MQREALLDHVLIQLEQYGLAATLPELLQDSGINESDLHPFWPDRDALIFDCLRHHGQQIDIWQRQVMLDEELTIEQKLLARYDQLAIRLEKNRFPGCLFVAACSAYPDEHSQIHQLSQRQKQSSFDYSRTLLRELDIEDSELVAKQMELILEGCLSRLMVNHHADDIITAKLLAEDILKIAQCRKNGALS; this comes from the coding sequence GTGCAACGTGAAGCGTTATTAGACCACGTACTTATCCAGCTAGAGCAATATGGCTTAGCGGCGACTTTACCCGAGCTTCTTCAAGATTCGGGTATCAATGAATCTGACCTTCACCCTTTTTGGCCTGATAGAGACGCATTGATTTTTGATTGTCTTCGCCACCACGGACAGCAAATTGATATTTGGCAACGCCAAGTCATGCTAGATGAAGAATTGACTATCGAACAAAAATTACTTGCCCGTTATGATCAGTTGGCCATACGTTTAGAGAAAAACCGTTTTCCTGGTTGTTTATTCGTTGCAGCATGTAGCGCATACCCTGATGAGCACTCTCAAATTCACCAATTAAGCCAACGTCAAAAACAAAGCTCATTCGATTACTCTAGAACGCTACTACGCGAGCTTGATATCGAGGATAGTGAGTTAGTTGCTAAACAGATGGAACTCATCTTAGAAGGCTGTTTAAGCCGTTTAATGGTGAATCATCACGCTGATGATATTATTACAGCAAAATTATTGGCGGAAGATATTCTTAAGATTGCTCAATGCCGTAAAAATGGTGCGCTAAGTTAG
- a CDS encoding type II toxin-antitoxin system PrlF family antitoxin: MLTHVCTDNIALEADSKITERHQTTIPASIREALHLSGGDRIHYKLLSTGDVLISRHSDGSEDPVMASFLNFLAQDITNHPQTIQPLDISRGFELVEGMDINLDDDITDNE, encoded by the coding sequence ATGCTAACCCACGTTTGCACTGACAACATCGCTCTTGAAGCTGATTCAAAAATAACAGAACGTCATCAAACCACAATTCCCGCGTCAATTAGAGAAGCTCTACATCTTAGTGGTGGAGATCGTATTCACTACAAATTACTAAGCACTGGTGATGTACTTATCTCACGTCACAGCGATGGATCTGAAGATCCTGTTATGGCATCGTTTCTTAATTTTCTCGCTCAAGATATAACTAATCATCCTCAAACCATTCAACCTCTCGATATATCTCGTGGTTTTGAATTAGTTGAAGGTATGGATATCAACCTTGACGATGACATCACCGATAACGAATAA
- a CDS encoding type II toxin-antitoxin system YhaV family toxin, whose product MDFPTDLNGWTIYAHPCFKQQYDELLQKVEALKKKYPEDYQKKADTKIFAHVLKSIVNITNDPRAPEFRLGNTLGEENKNWSRIKLVNGRYRLFFRFSFKEKIIILAWINDNDTLRTYGNKTDAYRVFEKKLKKGHPPKNWNDLFSDCINEADCQDP is encoded by the coding sequence ATGGATTTCCCTACAGATTTGAATGGATGGACAATCTACGCACATCCTTGCTTTAAACAACAATATGATGAATTACTACAAAAAGTCGAAGCTCTGAAAAAAAAATATCCCGAAGATTATCAGAAAAAAGCAGATACAAAAATTTTTGCTCATGTATTGAAATCTATAGTAAACATCACAAATGACCCACGGGCACCAGAGTTTAGGTTGGGTAATACTTTAGGAGAAGAAAATAAAAATTGGTCACGAATTAAATTAGTAAATGGAAGATATCGTTTATTTTTTAGATTCAGTTTTAAGGAAAAGATCATCATTCTGGCATGGATAAATGATAATGATACTTTGCGAACTTATGGCAATAAAACTGATGCTTACCGAGTCTTTGAGAAAAAACTAAAGAAAGGTCATCCACCTAAAAATTGGAATGATTTATTTAGTGACTGTATAAATGAAGCTGACTGTCAGGATCCTTAA
- a CDS encoding CPBP family intramembrane glutamic endopeptidase: protein MEFPKDRISHSFICALAFVGYFFSSFSLLLTPSPVALFQSPYIISLVSFFIYLPYCLIIWLAYQKHIKLMPLGRLQWNTLKAPFLALVGLYFISLFLGSEDDSWITEIESITGFAFFLFALSVIFIAPITEEIIFRGFLLNAGMWYGNIGKWIAIILSSLLFAAMHTQYESITTFILIFVVGVVFCQIRIGTRSLIAPIVLHGIHNTISIVFLML, encoded by the coding sequence ATGGAATTTCCCAAAGACCGGATCTCTCATTCCTTTATCTGCGCACTTGCCTTTGTAGGTTATTTTTTCTCATCGTTTAGTCTATTGCTGACTCCCTCTCCTGTTGCACTATTTCAATCGCCTTATATCATCTCATTGGTAAGTTTTTTTATTTATCTCCCCTACTGCTTGATTATTTGGCTTGCCTATCAAAAACATATTAAATTAATGCCATTAGGTCGCCTTCAATGGAACACACTAAAAGCCCCTTTTTTAGCCTTAGTGGGATTATATTTTATTAGTTTATTTTTAGGCTCTGAAGATGATTCATGGATTACAGAAATCGAATCTATTACAGGCTTTGCCTTCTTCTTATTTGCTCTTTCTGTTATTTTTATTGCTCCAATTACTGAAGAAATCATTTTTAGAGGTTTTCTACTAAATGCAGGTATGTGGTATGGCAATATAGGCAAATGGATTGCCATTATTCTCTCGTCACTTCTATTTGCAGCGATGCACACTCAATATGAGTCAATCACTACGTTTATCCTTATTTTTGTTGTGGGTGTTGTTTTTTGCCAAATCAGAATAGGAACTCGTTCATTAATCGCGCCGATAGTGTTACATGGAATACACAACACAATCAGTATCGTTTTTTTAATGTTATAG
- a CDS encoding OB-fold-containig protein, with the protein MNLFFQNSLAFPSIIFSALLIIISFYWLCAAFGLLDIDLFNIDSELDINVDATGLAGWLTKLGLAGIPVTIILTLFTLFGWFISYFTNYWIINAIETSFIRYLTGFIAFIITSFIALNLTAVCLKPIRKKLMSRNKPKSVHQLIGKLAIVRSANVTENKGEAVLEDGGAGLILQIRAPEKENIKRGDSVVIISYDALTHSYQVVTEDEFHR; encoded by the coding sequence ATGAATTTGTTTTTCCAAAATAGCCTAGCTTTTCCCAGCATTATTTTTAGTGCATTACTTATTATTATCTCTTTCTATTGGCTCTGCGCTGCTTTTGGATTATTAGATATTGATTTATTTAATATTGATAGTGAATTAGATATCAATGTTGATGCAACAGGGCTTGCTGGTTGGTTAACTAAATTAGGATTAGCGGGTATTCCTGTCACCATTATTTTAACTTTATTCACCCTTTTTGGCTGGTTTATCAGTTACTTTACTAATTATTGGATTATCAATGCTATTGAAACAAGTTTTATTCGTTATTTAACGGGTTTTATTGCCTTTATCATTACTTCTTTTATTGCACTTAATCTTACTGCGGTTTGTTTAAAACCGATCCGTAAAAAACTGATGTCACGTAATAAGCCTAAATCAGTACACCAACTGATAGGTAAATTAGCCATAGTACGATCAGCGAATGTAACAGAAAACAAAGGTGAAGCTGTTTTAGAAGATGGAGGTGCGGGTTTAATTTTACAAATTAGAGCGCCTGAAAAAGAAAATATTAAACGAGGGGATAGCGTAGTTATTATTAGTTATGACGCGCTCACTCACAGTTATCAAGTCGTAACGGAAGATGAATTTCATCGTTAA
- a CDS encoding flotillin family protein: MDLAFVMPFLTVVGFAILIILGLFGLFKAFYIKVPQGTALIVNDMTSQPKVHFTGALVYPVIYKKEFMRISLLTLEVDRRGKDGLICQDNLRADITVAFYLRVNETTEDVLKVAKAIGVDRASDHQAVSTLFSAKFSEALKTVGKQFELSKLFEDRQNFRDRIVDVIGKDLNGYALEDVAIDYLEQTPKSALDPNNIFDSEGIRKITEITAIHNIETNQKERDQELAIQKKNVETREASLALERQQADAEARQKREIDNIRARENSETLRVQEEERLKAEQARIQTQQEIEIREENRMREVEVAQQNRTRAVTIEQERVNRARELEIVAREREVELQRIEKEKALEEERKNISNVIRERVAVEKTVAQEEERIKEVREVSEAERMRQVTVINAQAEAEESLVRQVKRAEADESSAKHKAEEISTMAKAELEASVKQAEAKKRLAEGIEAEHAALGLAEARVRQATAEAEEKEGLVLANVTAEKLLAEARGMKEKGLTEAQVMEAKAQAQQQQGFAEAKILEEKLAAQARGEEQQANAKEKLGLADAKILEEKLAAQARGEGQLGSAQAEVIRQRLKAEADGLTDKFKSMDHLSDTARSHEEFRMRLEKQFEQAMASIEANKEIAREQADVLAAALSKTNIEIVGGDGNFFNTFSKALSLGKAVDGFMDKSSFAKENVEKLINRTQQDKKLDIASLLKNPEVQDLLNGFMATKGASQLIKDVTTKSDSSKEE; this comes from the coding sequence ATGGATTTGGCTTTCGTTATGCCTTTCTTAACTGTCGTTGGTTTCGCAATCCTAATTATTTTAGGGCTATTTGGATTATTTAAGGCTTTCTATATTAAGGTGCCTCAAGGCACAGCCTTAATTGTCAACGATATGACCTCACAACCTAAAGTCCATTTTACGGGTGCCTTGGTTTATCCTGTTATCTACAAAAAAGAGTTTATGCGCATTTCTCTTTTAACGTTAGAAGTAGACCGTCGTGGTAAAGATGGCTTGATTTGTCAGGATAATTTACGTGCAGATATCACAGTTGCTTTCTATCTACGTGTTAATGAAACCACCGAAGACGTACTAAAAGTCGCGAAAGCCATTGGTGTTGATAGAGCTTCTGATCATCAAGCAGTCAGTACTCTTTTTAGTGCAAAATTTTCTGAAGCATTAAAAACCGTAGGTAAACAATTTGAACTGTCGAAACTTTTTGAAGATAGACAAAATTTCCGTGATCGTATTGTTGATGTCATCGGTAAAGATCTCAACGGCTATGCATTAGAAGACGTTGCGATTGACTATTTAGAACAAACACCAAAATCAGCGCTTGATCCTAATAATATTTTTGACTCTGAAGGTATCCGTAAAATAACGGAAATTACCGCCATTCATAATATTGAAACCAACCAAAAAGAGCGCGATCAAGAACTCGCGATTCAAAAGAAAAATGTTGAAACTCGTGAAGCAAGTCTGGCTTTAGAGCGCCAACAAGCCGATGCAGAAGCCCGTCAAAAAAGAGAAATTGATAATATTCGTGCTCGTGAAAATTCGGAAACCTTACGTGTTCAAGAAGAAGAACGTCTTAAAGCCGAACAGGCTCGTATTCAGACTCAACAAGAAATTGAGATCCGCGAAGAAAATCGTATGCGCGAAGTGGAAGTTGCACAACAAAATCGCACTCGCGCAGTTACTATTGAACAAGAGCGTGTTAATCGTGCGCGTGAATTAGAAATTGTTGCTCGTGAACGTGAAGTTGAGTTGCAACGTATTGAGAAAGAAAAAGCGTTAGAAGAAGAACGTAAAAACATCTCAAATGTTATCCGTGAACGTGTTGCCGTAGAAAAAACCGTAGCTCAAGAAGAAGAACGCATTAAAGAAGTACGTGAAGTTTCAGAAGCTGAACGTATGCGCCAAGTCACTGTAATTAATGCACAAGCGGAAGCAGAAGAATCTTTAGTTCGCCAAGTAAAAAGAGCAGAGGCCGATGAATCTAGTGCTAAGCATAAAGCTGAAGAAATCAGCACCATGGCGAAAGCGGAATTAGAAGCCTCAGTAAAACAAGCTGAAGCGAAAAAACGCTTAGCTGAAGGTATTGAAGCAGAGCATGCAGCATTAGGTCTTGCTGAAGCTCGTGTACGCCAAGCAACCGCGGAAGCTGAAGAGAAAGAAGGCTTAGTGCTTGCTAATGTCACTGCTGAAAAACTATTAGCAGAAGCACGAGGCATGAAAGAAAAAGGCTTAACTGAAGCGCAAGTGATGGAAGCTAAAGCACAAGCCCAGCAACAACAAGGCTTTGCAGAAGCGAAAATTTTAGAAGAGAAATTAGCCGCCCAAGCGCGTGGTGAAGAACAACAAGCCAACGCAAAAGAAAAATTAGGTCTTGCTGATGCGAAAATTCTTGAAGAGAAACTCGCAGCTCAAGCACGTGGTGAAGGGCAATTAGGTTCAGCACAAGCCGAAGTTATTCGCCAACGCTTGAAAGCAGAAGCCGATGGTTTAACGGATAAATTTAAATCGATGGATCACCTTAGCGATACGGCTCGTTCGCACGAAGAGTTCCGTATGCGTCTTGAAAAACAATTTGAACAGGCAATGGCATCTATTGAAGCCAACAAAGAAATTGCACGCGAACAAGCTGATGTATTGGCAGCCGCTCTAAGCAAAACCAATATTGAAATTGTGGGCGGTGATGGCAACTTCTTTAATACCTTCTCTAAAGCATTAAGCTTAGGTAAAGCTGTTGATGGTTTTATGGATAAAAGCAGTTTTGCCAAAGAGAACGTTGAAAAGCTGATTAACCGTACTCAACAAGATAAAAAACTCGATATCGCTTCTTTATTAAAAAATCCTGAAGTTCAAGATTTACTTAATGGATTTATGGCAACAAAAGGCGCCAGTCAGCTAATTAAAGATGTGACAACTAAATCAGACTCCTCTAAAGAAGAATAA